The Lentzea guizhouensis genome contains a region encoding:
- a CDS encoding DUF2461 domain-containing protein, with translation MTFSGFGEYAIDFYDGLVLDNTKAYWDDNKETYQRDVRAPMEALLLALEKEFGEGKVFRPYRDVRFAKDKTPYKDHCGGVIEKGRGGGAYYVQISPEGLMVGGGSFHMQSDQLARYRASVDAHGLLLRKIVDKLVKQGWKLHGDVMRSKPRGFADDHPHLDLLKHRSIWVRKVWEPDDVLHEPGSLDRVRKAWRQLRDLNAWCEDHVGVSEKPRR, from the coding sequence GTGACGTTCAGCGGTTTCGGCGAGTACGCCATCGACTTCTACGACGGTTTGGTCCTCGACAACACCAAGGCGTACTGGGACGACAACAAGGAGACCTACCAGCGCGACGTGCGCGCCCCGATGGAGGCGCTGCTGCTGGCGCTGGAGAAGGAGTTCGGCGAGGGCAAGGTGTTCCGCCCGTACCGCGACGTGCGGTTCGCCAAGGACAAGACGCCGTACAAGGACCACTGCGGCGGCGTGATCGAGAAGGGCCGCGGCGGCGGCGCGTACTACGTGCAGATCAGCCCGGAGGGGCTGATGGTCGGCGGTGGCTCGTTCCACATGCAGTCCGACCAGCTGGCCCGCTACCGCGCCTCGGTCGACGCCCACGGGCTGCTGCTGCGCAAGATCGTGGACAAGCTGGTCAAGCAGGGCTGGAAGCTGCACGGGGACGTGATGAGGTCCAAGCCGCGCGGGTTCGCCGACGACCACCCGCACCTCGACCTGCTCAAGCACCGGTCGATCTGGGTGCGCAAGGTCTGGGAGCCCGACGACGTGCTGCACGAGCCGGGGAGCCTCGACCGGGTCCGCAAGGCGTGGCGGCAGCTCAGGGACTTGAACGCGTGGTGCGAGGACCACGTCGGCGTGAGCGAAAAGCCGCGGCGATAG
- a CDS encoding VanZ family protein — MGRVLPFVTAALLSVVVLFTPESGVPSSPPGTDKVVHTLLFALLAFTGLYAKVPHVLWALVAYAGLSEVLQEVITPLHRSGDVVDALVDVLGIGLGWAIAAAFRSRRRGPRTTRSSP, encoded by the coding sequence ATGGGTCGAGTCCTCCCCTTCGTGACCGCGGCGTTGCTCAGCGTCGTCGTGTTGTTCACCCCCGAGTCAGGTGTGCCCTCCTCGCCGCCCGGCACGGACAAGGTCGTGCACACGCTGCTCTTCGCCCTGCTCGCGTTCACCGGGCTCTACGCGAAGGTTCCTCACGTCCTGTGGGCGCTGGTGGCGTACGCCGGGCTCTCGGAGGTGCTGCAGGAGGTGATCACGCCGCTGCACCGCAGCGGGGACGTCGTCGACGCGCTGGTGGACGTGCTCGGGATCGGTCTCGGCTGGGCTATCGCCGCGGCTTTTCGCTCACGCCGACGTGGTCCTCGCACCACGCGTTCAAGTCCCTGA
- the pyk gene encoding pyruvate kinase — MSRRAKIVCTLGPATGTPDKVRDLVAAGMDVARMNFSHGSHADHKQVYDMVRAAADESGRAVGILADLQGPKIRLGRFAAGPVDWNTGDVVRITVEDVEGTHDRVSTTYKELAKDAKVGDRLLVDDGKVGLVVVDVEGSDVVCEVTEGGPVSNNKGLSLPGMDVSVPALSEKDIEDLEFALSLGVDFIALSFVRSPADIDLVHQIMDRSGSRRLPVIAKIEKPEAVDNLEAIVLAFDGVMVARGDLGVELPLEHVPLVQKRAIQIARENAKPVIVATQMLDSMITNSRPTRAETSDVANAVLDGADALMLSGETSVGRYAIESVQTMGRIIEAVETESTVVPPLTHVPRTKRGVISYAARDIGERLNAKALVAFTQSGDTVRRLARLHTHLPLLAFTPEPSVRSQLSLTWGTETFLVPRVESTDEMVRQVDVAMLEIGRYQAGDLMVVVAGSPPGTIGSTNLIRVHRLGEDDHA; from the coding sequence GTGAGTCGACGCGCAAAGATCGTCTGTACCCTCGGTCCCGCCACTGGCACGCCGGACAAGGTCCGCGACCTGGTAGCGGCCGGTATGGACGTGGCCAGGATGAACTTCAGCCACGGCAGCCATGCCGACCACAAGCAGGTCTACGACATGGTCCGTGCGGCAGCCGACGAGTCGGGCCGGGCCGTGGGCATCCTCGCCGACCTCCAGGGTCCCAAGATCCGCCTCGGCCGGTTCGCCGCGGGTCCTGTCGACTGGAACACCGGCGACGTCGTCCGCATCACCGTCGAGGACGTCGAGGGCACGCACGACCGCGTGTCGACGACGTACAAGGAGCTCGCGAAGGACGCCAAGGTCGGCGACCGCCTGCTCGTGGACGACGGCAAGGTCGGCCTCGTGGTCGTCGACGTCGAAGGTTCCGACGTCGTGTGCGAGGTCACCGAGGGCGGACCCGTCAGCAACAACAAGGGCCTCTCGCTGCCCGGCATGGACGTCTCCGTGCCGGCGCTGTCGGAGAAGGACATCGAGGACCTGGAGTTCGCGCTCTCGCTGGGCGTCGACTTCATCGCGCTCTCGTTCGTCCGCTCGCCGGCCGACATCGACCTGGTCCACCAGATCATGGACCGCTCCGGCAGCCGCCGTCTCCCGGTGATCGCGAAGATCGAGAAGCCGGAGGCAGTGGACAACCTCGAGGCCATCGTCCTGGCCTTCGACGGCGTCATGGTCGCCCGCGGTGACCTGGGCGTCGAGCTGCCGCTGGAGCACGTCCCGCTCGTGCAGAAGCGCGCGATCCAGATCGCCCGCGAGAACGCCAAGCCGGTCATCGTCGCGACCCAGATGCTCGACTCGATGATCACCAACTCCCGCCCGACCCGCGCCGAGACGTCCGACGTCGCGAACGCGGTGCTCGACGGCGCCGACGCGCTGATGCTGTCCGGCGAGACCTCGGTCGGCCGCTACGCCATCGAGTCCGTGCAGACCATGGGCCGCATCATCGAGGCCGTCGAGACCGAGTCCACGGTCGTGCCGCCGCTGACGCACGTCCCGCGCACCAAGCGCGGCGTGATCTCGTACGCGGCCCGCGACATCGGCGAGCGCCTCAACGCCAAGGCCCTGGTCGCGTTCACGCAGTCGGGCGACACGGTCCGCCGCCTGGCGCGCCTGCACACGCACCTGCCGCTGCTGGCGTTCACGCCGGAGCCGTCGGTGCGCTCGCAGCTGTCGCTGACGTGGGGCACCGAGACGTTCCTGGTCCCGAGGGTGGAGTCCACCGACGAGATGGTCCGCCAGGTCGACGTGGCCATGCTGGAGATCGGCCGCTACCAGGCCGGTGACCTCATGGTGGTGGTCGCCGGATCGCCTCCTGGCACCATCGGGTCGACGAACCTCATCCGGGTGCACCGGCTGGGGGAGGACGACCACGCGTAG
- the tesB gene encoding acyl-CoA thioesterase II produces the protein MTEAARAAAENPSGLSGQSAVDDLVALLDLERIEENIFRGVSPAESPVRVFGGQVAGQALVAAGRTVPVERRVHSLHSYFIRPGDPRVPIVYEVDRIRDGRSFTTRRVVAVQHGKAIFSLSASFQVEEQGVEHSSEMPAVPDPETLPTWSESAKSYPLVNLKFPRPIDVRYVTEPPWESREDGPGEAASRVWMKADGTLPDDPMLQLCVMTYASDMTLLDGVLARHGVYWGLDKVLGASLDHAMWFHRPFRADEWLLYDTTSPSASGSRGLATGRFFTRDGQLVATVVQEGLIRVIKSD, from the coding sequence GTGACTGAGGCCGCCCGTGCCGCCGCTGAGAACCCGTCTGGCCTGAGCGGACAATCCGCAGTGGACGACCTGGTCGCGTTGCTCGACCTGGAACGCATCGAGGAGAACATCTTCCGCGGTGTGTCACCCGCCGAGTCGCCGGTGCGCGTCTTCGGCGGGCAGGTCGCAGGACAGGCGCTGGTGGCCGCGGGCCGGACCGTGCCGGTGGAGCGGCGGGTGCACTCCCTGCACTCGTACTTCATCCGGCCCGGCGACCCGCGGGTGCCGATCGTGTACGAGGTCGACCGCATCCGCGACGGCCGCTCGTTCACCACCCGCCGCGTCGTGGCGGTGCAGCACGGCAAGGCGATCTTCTCGCTGTCCGCGTCCTTCCAGGTGGAGGAGCAGGGCGTCGAGCACTCGTCGGAGATGCCGGCGGTGCCGGACCCCGAGACGCTGCCGACGTGGAGCGAGTCCGCCAAGAGCTACCCGCTGGTGAACCTGAAGTTCCCGCGCCCCATCGACGTCCGCTACGTGACGGAGCCGCCGTGGGAGTCGCGTGAGGACGGTCCCGGTGAGGCCGCGTCACGGGTGTGGATGAAGGCCGACGGCACGCTGCCGGACGACCCGATGCTGCAGCTCTGCGTGATGACCTACGCGTCGGACATGACGCTGCTGGACGGCGTCCTGGCGCGGCACGGCGTGTACTGGGGGCTGGACAAGGTGCTCGGTGCCTCGCTGGACCACGCGATGTGGTTCCACCGGCCGTTCCGGGCTGACGAGTGGTTGTTGTACGACACCACGTCGCCTTCCGCCTCCGGGAGCAGGGGGCTCGCGACCGGGCGGTTCTTCACCCGGGACGGGCAGCTGGTGGCGACGGTGGTGCAGGAGGGCCTGATCCGGGTGATCAAGTCGGACTGA
- a CDS encoding Uma2 family endonuclease, giving the protein MTAEAWRDHLVSLDEWDAMPEDKNLELVDGVLHVAASPEPRHQRAGRRLAHSLEMQLPDELSIETEVDVLLKVLPRATVRKPDIVVVPVATWGDGRRRFTAADVLLAVEIVSPGSEKTDRQVKPDEYAEAGIPHYWIVEFDDESISLGAYVLVDGRYEYVGGGTGKVELLSPAPLVIDLDALTLNR; this is encoded by the coding sequence ATGACCGCGGAAGCGTGGCGCGATCACCTGGTGAGCCTGGACGAGTGGGACGCGATGCCAGAGGACAAGAACCTCGAGTTGGTAGACGGAGTCCTGCACGTGGCCGCTTCCCCGGAGCCTCGGCATCAACGTGCCGGGCGCAGGCTCGCTCACTCGCTGGAGATGCAGCTCCCCGATGAGCTGAGCATCGAGACCGAAGTCGACGTCTTGCTCAAGGTGCTTCCGCGGGCCACTGTTCGCAAGCCGGACATCGTGGTGGTGCCTGTCGCGACGTGGGGGGATGGACGACGCCGGTTCACCGCGGCGGACGTGCTGCTCGCGGTGGAGATCGTGTCGCCGGGCTCGGAGAAGACCGATCGCCAGGTGAAGCCTGACGAGTACGCCGAAGCCGGTATTCCGCATTACTGGATCGTCGAGTTCGACGACGAGTCGATCAGCTTGGGTGCGTACGTCCTCGTGGACGGCCGGTACGAGTACGTCGGCGGTGGCACCGGGAAGGTCGAGCTTCTCAGTCCCGCCCCGTTGGTGATCGACCTCGACGCGCTGACCCTCAACCGCTGA
- a CDS encoding Lrp/AsnC family transcriptional regulator — translation MREQAELDSVDWHILEELQNDATLPNRTLAEIVGLAPSSCLQRVRRLRELGVITGSHAVVDPATLGLPLEAVISVNVRPHTRSVVAAFRAFVMAQPETRSIFHVSGQADFLIHIAVADSTHLQAFLMDKIASRTEVRNLTSSVVLERVETRALTPPANLRPTHRRRRTD, via the coding sequence ATGCGCGAACAAGCCGAACTGGATTCGGTCGACTGGCACATCCTGGAGGAGTTGCAGAACGACGCCACGCTGCCGAACCGGACCCTGGCGGAGATCGTCGGCTTGGCGCCTTCCTCCTGCCTGCAACGGGTGCGCCGGCTGCGCGAACTGGGCGTGATCACGGGTTCGCACGCCGTCGTCGACCCGGCCACTCTCGGGCTGCCGCTGGAAGCCGTCATCTCGGTCAACGTGCGACCGCACACGCGCTCGGTGGTGGCGGCTTTTCGCGCGTTCGTGATGGCGCAACCGGAGACGCGGTCGATCTTCCACGTGTCCGGGCAGGCGGACTTCCTGATCCACATCGCGGTGGCGGACTCGACGCACCTGCAGGCGTTCCTGATGGACAAGATCGCGTCGCGGACGGAGGTGCGGAACCTGACCTCGTCGGTGGTGCTGGAGCGGGTGGAGACGCGGGCGCTGACACCGCCGGCGAACCTGAGGCCCACGCACCGGCGACGTCGCACGGACTAA
- a CDS encoding LysE family translocator, with the protein MHIAWTSFLLALVVITVVPGPDFVLIMGNAVRSLRLGVTAALGVITGLLIHATLATVGLSALVVAVPTALFVVKAIGALYLAYLGFMTLKGAGKTQEQPRGNGNVFLRGVLCDLLNPKVMLTFLSLIPQAMDPHSAPLPQAALLSAVTVGVFAGFWVVVVPLARQLGTVLSKPKIRTAFERVCGTALIGMAASVLAA; encoded by the coding sequence ATGCACATCGCGTGGACGTCGTTCCTGCTGGCACTCGTGGTGATCACGGTCGTGCCCGGTCCCGACTTCGTTCTGATCATGGGGAACGCGGTGCGCAGCCTCAGGCTGGGCGTGACGGCGGCCCTGGGTGTCATCACCGGGCTGCTCATCCACGCCACGCTCGCGACCGTGGGCCTGAGTGCGCTCGTGGTGGCCGTGCCGACGGCGCTCTTCGTCGTCAAGGCGATCGGCGCGCTCTACCTCGCCTACCTCGGCTTCATGACCCTCAAGGGTGCCGGCAAGACGCAGGAGCAGCCGCGCGGCAACGGCAACGTGTTCCTGCGCGGCGTGCTCTGCGATCTGTTGAACCCCAAGGTGATGCTCACGTTCCTGAGCCTCATCCCGCAGGCGATGGACCCGCACAGCGCGCCGCTCCCGCAGGCCGCGCTGCTCAGTGCCGTGACGGTCGGTGTGTTCGCGGGGTTCTGGGTGGTGGTGGTCCCGCTGGCTCGTCAGCTGGGCACGGTGCTGAGCAAGCCGAAGATCCGCACGGCGTTCGAGCGGGTGTGTGGTACCGCTCTCATCGGGATGGCGGCGTCAGTTCTCGCTGCCTGA
- a CDS encoding DUF2218 domain-containing protein — translation MTFVSEGTSATDRAERYGSQLVKHFTHKDLEGSWEDGRGFVRFSVGTASFTAAPDALRMRVEASSEEDAARLRDVVERHLVRFGTRDELTVTWSGSGSEN, via the coding sequence ATGACGTTTGTGAGCGAGGGCACCTCGGCCACCGACCGCGCCGAGCGCTACGGATCTCAGCTGGTCAAGCACTTCACGCACAAGGACCTGGAAGGGTCCTGGGAGGACGGACGCGGTTTTGTCCGGTTCTCCGTCGGAACGGCGTCCTTCACCGCCGCCCCGGACGCGCTGCGGATGCGCGTCGAAGCCTCTTCGGAGGAGGACGCCGCACGGCTGCGCGATGTCGTGGAACGGCACCTGGTGCGGTTCGGCACGCGCGACGAGCTGACCGTCACCTGGTCCGGCTCAGGCAGCGAGAACTGA
- the gndA gene encoding NADP-dependent phosphogluconate dehydrogenase: MTEGKARIAVTGLATMGSNLARNLARHGFKTAVHNRTPAKMKALLDEHGHEGDFVGAETLQDLVDSLQTPRQIIIMVKAGGPTDAVIDELSEILEPGDMVIDGGNAHFNDTRRREAALKEKGLLFVGAGISGGEEGALNGPSIMPGGPAESYKHVGPVFEEIAAKVDGQPCCVHVGPDGAGHFVKMVHNGIEYADMQLIAEAYDLLNRIGGQTPAEISEVFTQWNSGDLESYLVEITAEVLKHVDADGTPLVQVIEDAAEQKGTGRWTVQEALELGVPVTGIAEAVFARSLSGHTDQRKAVRDAFGASEVVAKPDAELVDDVRQALYASKVVAYAQGFDMIREASKNFDWNIDLGAMATIWRGGCIIRAQFLNRIREAYDNNADIASLLVDDYFRDAVQNAEAAWRRVVVRAVESGVPTPGFVSALAYYDGLRSERLPAALVQGQRDFFGAHTYRRIDKAGSFHTLWSGDRSEVEA, from the coding sequence ATGACGGAAGGCAAAGCACGCATCGCGGTCACCGGTCTCGCCACCATGGGCAGCAACCTCGCGCGCAACCTCGCGCGCCACGGCTTCAAAACCGCCGTGCACAACCGGACCCCCGCGAAGATGAAGGCCCTGCTGGACGAGCACGGCCACGAGGGCGACTTCGTCGGCGCCGAGACGCTGCAGGACCTGGTGGACAGCCTGCAGACGCCGCGCCAGATCATCATCATGGTCAAGGCGGGTGGCCCGACCGACGCCGTCATCGACGAGCTGAGCGAGATCCTCGAACCCGGCGACATGGTCATCGACGGCGGCAACGCCCACTTCAACGACACGCGCCGCCGTGAGGCCGCGCTGAAGGAGAAGGGGCTGCTGTTCGTCGGCGCGGGCATCTCCGGTGGTGAGGAGGGCGCGCTCAACGGTCCCAGCATCATGCCGGGTGGTCCGGCCGAGTCGTACAAGCACGTCGGACCGGTCTTCGAGGAGATCGCGGCGAAGGTGGACGGTCAGCCGTGCTGCGTGCACGTCGGGCCGGACGGTGCCGGGCACTTCGTCAAGATGGTGCACAACGGCATCGAGTACGCCGACATGCAGCTGATCGCCGAGGCGTACGACCTGCTGAACCGCATCGGCGGCCAGACGCCCGCGGAGATCTCCGAGGTCTTCACCCAGTGGAACTCGGGTGACCTGGAGTCGTACCTGGTCGAGATCACCGCCGAGGTGCTCAAGCACGTCGACGCGGACGGCACGCCGCTCGTGCAGGTGATCGAGGACGCCGCCGAGCAGAAGGGCACCGGCCGCTGGACCGTGCAGGAGGCGCTGGAGCTCGGCGTCCCCGTCACCGGCATCGCCGAGGCCGTGTTCGCGCGGAGCCTGAGCGGCCACACCGACCAGCGCAAGGCCGTGCGCGACGCGTTCGGTGCCAGTGAGGTCGTCGCGAAGCCGGACGCCGAGCTGGTCGACGACGTCCGCCAGGCGCTGTACGCGTCGAAGGTCGTCGCGTACGCGCAGGGCTTCGACATGATCCGCGAGGCGTCGAAGAACTTCGACTGGAACATCGACCTCGGCGCGATGGCCACGATCTGGCGCGGTGGCTGCATCATCCGCGCGCAGTTCCTCAACCGCATCCGCGAGGCGTACGACAACAACGCCGATATCGCGTCGCTTCTGGTGGACGACTACTTCCGCGACGCCGTCCAGAACGCGGAGGCTGCTTGGCGGCGCGTTGTGGTCCGTGCGGTGGAATCCGGCGTGCCGACTCCTGGGTTCGTGTCCGCTTTGGCCTACTACGACGGACTTCGCTCCGAACGCCTGCCCGCCGCTCTTGTGCAGGGACAGCGCGATTTCTTCGGTGCCCACACTTATCGCCGCATCGACAAGGCCGGTAGCTTCCACACGTTGTGGTCAGGCGACAGGTCTGAGGTGGAAGCGTGA
- the dacB gene encoding D-alanyl-D-alanine carboxypeptidase/D-alanyl-D-alanine-endopeptidase, with amino-acid sequence MKFRLLGAVVAAAAGLTLTSSGGAVAVDNEALTRDLDAILADPGLKGADVGITVRDANTGEVVYTRSGGKRSQVASNLKVLTTAAALDLLGPDHRWKTELQSSGARSGGTLTGDLVLRGTGDPTMSASRYQALAASVKNSGLTQVTGALVLDDTAFDAQPYGSGWAWDDEPYSYSAETSALTLSPDARYSAGTVVVRVKPGATTGAPVQVSVEPANDVVQIQNTATSNGDAGITVEREHGTNVIKVSGSTWVETTALSTVKDPTALVSSVFRKALEQNGVQVLGGVKRAKAPQGAAVLASDTSQPLSQLITPLLKNSNNMLAEVLVKTAGGSFANGVNQLSRKWAGLGVDPNWIEVFDGSGMSRLNQMSPDDLTSVLVKAKTKPWFGTWSASLPVAGRDGTLASRMKGTAAEGNVLAKTGSLSGVSALSGYVTTQAGRQLVFSVVQNNVVLWFSPKTVEDKVAVRLAADGGAQPATPEVQSVPQQRKAPEQERVTVPAKERFDVECSWIGTC; translated from the coding sequence GTGAAATTTCGTTTGCTGGGGGCGGTCGTCGCTGCGGCGGCAGGGTTGACCCTGACGTCGAGCGGCGGCGCCGTGGCGGTCGACAACGAGGCTCTGACGCGCGATCTCGACGCCATCCTCGCCGACCCCGGGCTGAAGGGCGCGGACGTCGGGATCACCGTGCGGGACGCGAACACCGGCGAGGTCGTCTACACGCGGTCCGGTGGAAAGCGCTCTCAGGTCGCGTCGAACCTGAAGGTGCTCACCACCGCGGCGGCGCTCGACCTGCTGGGGCCGGATCACCGGTGGAAGACCGAGCTGCAGTCGTCGGGTGCCCGCTCCGGTGGCACGCTGACCGGTGACCTCGTCCTGCGCGGCACCGGTGACCCGACGATGTCCGCCTCGCGCTACCAGGCGCTGGCGGCATCGGTGAAGAACAGCGGTCTCACGCAGGTGACCGGCGCGCTCGTGCTGGACGACACGGCGTTCGACGCCCAGCCGTACGGCAGTGGCTGGGCGTGGGACGACGAGCCGTACTCCTACAGCGCGGAAACCTCAGCGCTCACGCTCTCGCCGGACGCGCGGTACAGCGCGGGCACGGTGGTCGTGCGCGTGAAGCCGGGTGCCACGACGGGCGCACCGGTGCAGGTGAGCGTCGAGCCCGCGAACGACGTGGTGCAGATCCAGAACACGGCGACGTCCAACGGCGACGCCGGCATCACCGTCGAACGCGAGCACGGCACGAACGTGATCAAGGTCAGCGGTTCGACCTGGGTCGAGACGACCGCGCTGTCCACCGTCAAGGACCCGACCGCGCTGGTCTCGTCGGTGTTCCGCAAGGCGTTGGAGCAGAACGGCGTCCAGGTCCTCGGCGGCGTCAAGCGGGCCAAGGCCCCGCAGGGTGCCGCGGTGCTGGCGTCCGACACGTCGCAGCCGCTCAGCCAGCTGATCACCCCGTTGCTGAAGAACAGCAACAACATGCTGGCCGAGGTGCTGGTCAAGACCGCGGGTGGCTCGTTCGCCAACGGCGTCAACCAGCTCAGCCGCAAGTGGGCGGGCCTGGGCGTCGACCCGAACTGGATCGAGGTCTTCGACGGCTCCGGCATGTCCCGGCTCAACCAGATGTCGCCGGACGACCTGACCTCGGTCCTGGTGAAGGCGAAGACCAAGCCGTGGTTCGGCACCTGGTCGGCGTCGCTGCCGGTCGCGGGCAGGGACGGCACGCTGGCGAGCCGCATGAAGGGCACCGCCGCCGAGGGCAACGTGCTGGCCAAGACCGGGTCGCTCTCGGGCGTCTCGGCGTTGTCCGGCTACGTGACCACGCAGGCGGGCCGGCAGCTGGTGTTCTCGGTCGTGCAGAACAACGTGGTGCTGTGGTTCAGCCCCAAGACGGTCGAGGACAAGGTCGCGGTGCGGCTCGCGGCCGACGGTGGCGCTCAGCCGGCCACGCCGGAGGTGCAGTCGGTTCCGCAGCAGCGCAAGGCCCCCGAGCAGGAACGCGTGACGGTTCCCGCGAAGGAGCGCTTCGACGTCGAGTGCTCGTGGATCGGCACCTGCTGA
- a CDS encoding carbonic anhydrase — protein MNHLHRSNAADHTPHSPPGTSRLVLRHDLPASFVLFLISIPLSLGIAHATGAPLMAGLISAVVGGVVVGALSGAPLQISGPGTGLVVIVAGLVAQFGWAATAAITLAAGVLQLVLGLTGISRLVMSLSPAIVHGMLAGIGISIAVGQLVVVLGGTAASTVPANLALLPGELAGSHLGSVVAGTVAIAVLLLWPRVPRASLVPAPLVAVAVATGLAVVLPLDVARVDLPDSHDLVFPAVPQGSVGTVVAAVVTVALVASMESLLSAVAVDRLHDGPRPARQGAARAGHRQRAGGRARRVPDQRRPGAQLHERRRGARTRCAAVLQGLWIAVAVLAFAAALEQIPLAALAGVLLVVGLRLVSVERMRNLLRHQEFGVYAATALGVVLFGLLEGVVVGLVIALLRALYRLTHCSVRVEGNRVCVHGSLVFLGVGRLVRELRRLPLGQTVVLELHVDYLDHASFEAIDDWREGYERLGGRVRVDEVHDTWYDRANQGTPGRRKTLPGPLPRWFAPWSHWQSSAAPALPAQRSAPESDPMLLGMLEFERRSAPLVRPFLHELAVRGQRPRQLFITCADSRVVPNLITTSGPGDLFCVRNIGNLVPTHGSDDRSVGAAIEYAVEILNVSTVVVCGHSDCGAMKALVNGGASRGSHLHSWLRNAEPSLIRFHAPAAPRCAELPVADRLAVANVAQQLDNLLGHPSVREAIAAGTLSLKGMYFDISNARVYLVDPDRNGLEPVPSPA, from the coding sequence GTGAACCACCTCCACAGGTCCAACGCCGCCGACCACACGCCGCACAGTCCTCCGGGCACGTCCCGGCTGGTGCTGCGGCACGACCTGCCGGCGAGCTTCGTGCTGTTCCTTATCTCCATCCCGCTCTCCCTCGGGATCGCCCACGCCACCGGTGCGCCGTTGATGGCCGGGCTCATCTCGGCGGTCGTCGGCGGTGTGGTGGTCGGTGCGCTCAGCGGGGCGCCGTTGCAGATCAGCGGGCCCGGCACCGGACTCGTCGTGATCGTGGCCGGGCTGGTGGCGCAGTTCGGGTGGGCGGCCACGGCGGCGATCACGCTGGCGGCCGGGGTGCTGCAGCTCGTGCTGGGGCTCACCGGGATCAGCCGGCTGGTGATGTCGCTGTCACCCGCGATCGTGCACGGGATGCTGGCGGGCATCGGCATCTCGATCGCGGTCGGGCAGCTCGTGGTGGTGCTCGGCGGCACGGCGGCCTCGACGGTGCCCGCGAACCTCGCGCTGCTGCCGGGTGAGCTCGCCGGGTCGCACCTCGGGTCGGTCGTCGCCGGCACGGTCGCGATCGCGGTCCTGCTGCTGTGGCCACGGGTTCCGCGTGCCTCGCTGGTACCCGCGCCGCTGGTGGCCGTCGCCGTCGCCACGGGGCTGGCGGTCGTGCTGCCCCTCGACGTCGCGCGGGTCGACCTGCCGGACAGCCACGACCTGGTGTTCCCGGCGGTGCCGCAGGGCAGCGTCGGCACGGTGGTCGCGGCCGTCGTCACGGTCGCGCTGGTGGCGAGCATGGAGTCGTTGCTGTCGGCGGTGGCCGTGGACCGGCTGCACGACGGGCCGCGCCCGGCTCGACAAGGAGCTGCTCGCGCAGGGCACCGGCAACGTGCTGGCGGGCGCGCTCGGCGGGTTCCCGATCAGCGGCGGCCTGGCGCGCAGCTCCACGAACGTCGCCGCGGCGCGCGGACCCGGTGCGCGGCGGTCCTGCAGGGGCTGTGGATCGCGGTGGCGGTGCTCGCGTTCGCGGCGGCGCTGGAGCAGATCCCGCTGGCGGCGCTGGCCGGTGTGCTGCTGGTCGTCGGGCTCCGGCTCGTGTCCGTCGAGCGGATGCGGAACCTGCTGCGGCACCAGGAGTTCGGGGTCTACGCGGCGACCGCGCTCGGCGTCGTCCTGTTCGGACTGCTCGAAGGCGTGGTCGTGGGGCTCGTGATCGCGTTGCTGCGCGCGCTGTACCGGTTGACGCACTGTTCGGTGCGCGTCGAGGGCAACCGGGTGTGCGTGCACGGGTCGCTGGTGTTCCTCGGCGTCGGGCGGCTGGTGCGCGAGCTGCGCCGGTTGCCGCTGGGCCAGACCGTGGTGCTGGAGCTGCACGTCGACTACCTGGACCACGCGTCGTTCGAGGCGATCGACGACTGGCGCGAGGGCTACGAACGGCTCGGCGGCCGGGTGCGGGTCGACGAGGTGCACGACACCTGGTACGACCGCGCGAACCAGGGCACACCGGGGCGGCGCAAGACGCTGCCCGGCCCGCTGCCGCGCTGGTTCGCGCCGTGGTCGCACTGGCAGAGCTCGGCCGCACCCGCGCTGCCTGCCCAGCGGTCCGCGCCGGAGAGCGACCCCATGCTGCTCGGCATGCTCGAGTTCGAACGCCGGTCCGCGCCGCTCGTCCGGCCGTTCCTGCACGAGCTGGCGGTGCGCGGGCAGCGGCCGCGGCAGCTCTTCATCACCTGCGCCGACTCGCGGGTGGTGCCGAACCTGATCACCACGTCCGGGCCGGGTGACCTGTTCTGCGTGCGCAACATCGGCAACCTGGTGCCGACACACGGCTCCGACGACCGCTCGGTGGGCGCCGCGATCGAGTACGCGGTGGAGATCCTCAACGTCAGCACGGTCGTCGTGTGCGGACACTCCGACTGCGGCGCGATGAAGGCACTGGTGAACGGCGGCGCGTCGCGCGGCTCGCACCTGCACTCGTGGCTGCGCAACGCCGAACCGTCGCTGATCCGCTTCCACGCCCCCGCCGCGCCCCGCTGCGCGGAGCTGCCGGTCGCCGACCGGCTGGCCGTCGCGAACGTGGCGCAGCAGCTGGACAACCTGCTCGGCCACCCGAGCGTGCGGGAGGCGATCGCGGCGGGCACGCTCTCGTTGAAGGGCATGTACTTCGACATCTCGAACGCCCGCGTGTACCTGGTGGACCCGGACCGCAACGGGCTCGAACCGGTGCCGTCACCGGCCTAG